The following proteins are co-located in the Echinicola sp. 20G genome:
- a CDS encoding FecR family protein: MNKDKLIRFLNNKASVGEKHEVSQWLEKPKAQQKLDALMEKTWEESEISDSKEDKERILENIHKKIKKENERPLQNKEKKLWWPSLKIAASVLLVGLITFAVYRQVYHLDVPEVKEELIVYTKEAKSGQKLKLRLPDQTFVILNANSSLSYSSEFGKEIREVSLKGEAFFEVASDKEHPFKVRTESLVTTALGTAFNTYSRDGDVKVALTEGKVKVEQLGPSNGDNEVLLVPGQMASFTSEENYMLQVEAFEPLKVMAWKEGRIRFKSQKLKDVVENLEQWYSIDIELGKGVKASRKVSGLFDNESLENILNGLSFSLGFKYEIQENKVIIKP; this comes from the coding sequence GTGAATAAAGATAAACTCATAAGATTTTTAAACAATAAAGCTTCAGTAGGAGAAAAGCATGAAGTGAGCCAATGGCTGGAAAAGCCTAAAGCTCAGCAAAAGCTGGACGCCTTAATGGAGAAAACTTGGGAGGAGTCGGAAATCTCCGATAGTAAGGAGGATAAAGAGAGGATTTTAGAGAATATCCATAAAAAGATAAAAAAGGAGAATGAGAGGCCACTGCAAAATAAAGAAAAGAAGCTATGGTGGCCTTCACTGAAGATAGCAGCTTCCGTGTTGCTAGTAGGGCTTATTACTTTTGCAGTATATCGTCAGGTCTATCACTTGGATGTGCCTGAAGTGAAAGAAGAGCTGATAGTCTACACTAAGGAGGCTAAAAGTGGCCAAAAACTTAAATTGAGATTACCTGACCAAACCTTTGTAATTCTAAATGCCAATTCATCATTAAGTTATTCCTCAGAGTTTGGTAAAGAGATTAGAGAAGTAAGCCTTAAGGGAGAAGCTTTTTTTGAAGTGGCATCTGATAAGGAGCACCCTTTCAAAGTAAGGACAGAGAGCTTGGTGACCACAGCTTTAGGAACTGCATTTAATACTTACTCAAGGGATGGTGATGTGAAAGTTGCTTTGACTGAAGGGAAAGTTAAGGTGGAGCAGTTGGGGCCGTCCAATGGAGATAATGAGGTTTTACTTGTCCCTGGTCAAATGGCTAGCTTTACTTCTGAAGAAAATTATATGCTTCAAGTAGAGGCTTTTGAACCTTTAAAAGTAATGGCCTGGAAAGAGGGGAGGATTAGATTTAAGAGCCAAAAGTTGAAAGATGTTGTTGAAAACCTGGAGCAATGGTATTCAATCGATATTGAATTGGGTAAGGGAGTGAAAGCCAGTAGGAAAGTTTCAGGCTTGTTTGACAACGAGAGTTTGGAAAATATACTCAATGGATTGTCTTTTTCCTTAGGTTTTAAATACGAAATACAAGAAAACAAAGTAATCATTAAACCATAA